Proteins found in one Triticum urartu cultivar G1812 chromosome 4, Tu2.1, whole genome shotgun sequence genomic segment:
- the LOC125551317 gene encoding uncharacterized protein LOC125551317 isoform X1, with the protein MSHPGKFVSVNLNRSYGQSAQSQSGGRPSRPAAPSAGGGGGMVVLSRGRGSSSMAKPQQPKLSVPPPLNLPSLRKEHERFEGATVTAGGGVASAPPRSGGAVAGWTKPAPASEKPLGSIPAPSGVSRPPSYGFQEKAVVLRGEDFPSLKAAVAPPPPPLVQHRQKDLYGAQAAMPETQPMPLGMRPHVMPSRGAEPLASVGVTGTGLHGSVEKVQTHDLGPLPLVRLRYDADWADDERDTVLSLPDRDSKERGFGRIETMVPGRDLYGVTMEHLKNESCGRDSIAPNKEGGQDGLWRSPRPSHNVEKTDGRPYSAGKGSGQLLYHEGITNGASKNLCNTSKDPAVRAYGQIGTELHGSAHVGETAGECYNDNSNNWYRGKSFQNNPVSKVMPYLGNKGPLVNELGTKFGRDKWLAGVPVRPLVEHTGFDSISAVSFSSIKKKKETTKPSDFHDPVRESFEAELDRILRVQEQERQRVVEEQARVREIARKQDEEREKLIREEEERRRLVEDETRQAVWQAEQETLEAARRVEEQRIAREEEKTRVAMEEERRREAARQKLLELEARIARRRAESNMSDGNLTSAANDEQTLGALKDRDVSRYNNAGERHDISRLGERINTSMSSVASSLNRYSDTVPRAVNTMGDGHSGLVDREHAYHSARAAFEDQENLHYSPRCDTLGTKRGSFPKKDSYDGFRASLVGPSSRDQINDSSWALEDYSQGRVPGWDAPRGNNCFDKQSEFDTHFFNSDRFGDATWLPSGSYGSSNAQQGERMFQNSEANDFSSFTKSCYPMRQLRVPPPPVVTSMHGSAISASIQRANSSFIHDVMGESSSRDDEQTMHSQYGSAYQEVSRQHGTPAEGIVVNEQQNGDRASPVLGSQSSLCVSSPPRSPPHVSHDEMDVSGDSPALPTSADGYRTVVSDNDQAASTLDAANISRIATSSTASHMEDDEWPSEHNESKQKQDVYDEEGNSYQEDEINDGDGDTLDLANEFTDVHLDLDDEFAEEHNTTAEMEPVILGFDQGVQVEIPLNSELELTSVKSTELEVGVHSGVVEQELRCGSVDPCDLVTLQDLALDQTNALTDESNVDPSGSTAVPSSKLPEASFALPVDSSTSAVIDQNEVPVSLQFGLFSRSSLIPTPVRAIQIGSIQMPIHLHNQINPSLAQLLPSSAPLFKFGQLRHVRPIAQNVRPHSQAVPSVQPPAPSPHISKQNGSSGIPNEMDPNVNQNTPRESNLHQRNESEINRMAGLNEFHSRLDRTSIEENASFGLSKGDSQRNNDLSSKRNHKSSFNNAESSQVGSYGKASSGLKAGAVSGGSGRRYGYAVKESNMGSTGTAVEPFHKDSRGFQRRSRRNIRRTEFRVRANVEKNEALASECHDEQNENLVSNGLAREILVRNVNRKEGTNEASDINGADSSSTSAHYYSKTERIAQKAPSYDRSHCGYTESRAGGIPEGDANTSLHAGVVRIVRQQGVEMPADADGFIEVRSKKQIMSVRREQREKENRSKIRMAKAPRKQHQMSLHSFSSSSIYKGTVSFGGEPAKKVSSGSVLGVEGRVLDHTEPSSSFMGDTASITPIGRPPSANTGPRTNYHAKKPIRSQATSDLITSSTATKLVACLSESNNKTLSIGTNMGNWDSSQMNQQVMPLTQIQLEEAMKPAKFEQGGSGFPLESNNALSPTVTTDMAYTSASPINSLLAGEKIQFGAVTSPTVLAPITRTISKGLGAPGSSWPEMKIDRNLRGDNSSAAVLFDKEKATTKDQCSNSEEVEAQAEAEAAASAVAVAAICTDEAVGTAASASDKNSFSSKDLTGLTAGGAITGQPGQSSGEEPLTVALPADLSVDTPSMPLWPSLPSPQVPGPTLSQFPIAQPSHFSCFEMNTMLGGHPFAFGPSDESAGTLGQQPQRSNALPSAQLGAWPSMVDSFYRPPTGFAGPFISPGGIPGMQGPPHMVVYNHFAPLGQFGQMGLGFMGATYIPGDKQPDWKQNQGPSVGISQSDPSNQSVLPGQVTSPSFPTQVPHLRATSIMPIPSPLTMFDMASFQSSAKIQVQPCWPRVPMHSVPLSVQLQPHPIDGTVASQYVDNVVIDKSSTNERFQEPSTSDSNKSFPSIAASQSSDVKQPASSSSDARTAEPSFVRKGVIGNEVPNSNPKSGQVAKMPSKPHQSSLPSDQQFKHSVNNNQDRLARVTQRAGTVNEWQRRSGYPGRSSGSNKKYGTGRVKQIYVAKSSSKSSQAPSS; encoded by the exons ATGTCGCACCCCGGCAAATTTGTATCCGTTAACCTCAACCGATCGTACGGCCAGTCCGCCCAATCCCAAAGTGGCGGCCGCCCCTCCCGCCCCGCTGCCCCCTctgccggcggcggcggtggcatgGTGGTGCTTTCCCGCGGTCGCGGCTCCTCCTCTATGGCCAAGCCGCAGCAGCCCAAGCTCTCCGTACCGCCGCCTCTGAACCTCCCCTCGCTCCGCAAGGAGCACGAGCGCTTCGAGGGCGCGACCGTCACTGCAGGCGGTGGGGTCGCCTCAGCCCCGCCCCGATCCGGCGGGGCCGTGGCTGGGTGGACGAAGCCTGCTCCGGCATCCGAGAAGCCACTGGGCTCGATACCGGCTCCTAGTGGCGTTTCCAGGCCCCCGTCGTATGGATTCCAGGAGAAAGCTGTCGTCTTGCGGGGCGAGGACTTCCCTTCTCTTAAAGCAGCGGTGGCGCCACCACCTCCGCCACTCGTGCAGCATCGCCAGAAAGACCTTTATGGGGCTCAAGCCGCCATGCCGGAGACACAGCCGATGCCCCTGGGCATGCGACCACATGTGATGCCCTCGCGTGGTGCTGAGCCCTTGGCTTCTGTTGGCGTCACAGGTACTGGTCTCCATGGTTCAGTGGAGAAAGTGCAAACTCATGATTTGGGGCCGCTGCCACTGGTGCGGCTTAGGTATGATGCTGATTGGGCTGATGATGAGCGTGATACAGTGCTGAGTCTCCCAGATCGCGACAGTAAAGAGAGGGGATTTGGTAGGATCGAGACCATGGTTCCAGGGCGCGACCTTTATGGCGTGACGATGGAGCACTTAAAAAATGAGTCCTGTGGGAGAGATTCCATTGCTCCCAATAAAGAGGGCGGGCAAGATGGTTTGTGGCGATCTCCTAGGCCAAGCCACAATGTGGAGAAGACAGATGGTCGTCCTTACAGTGCAGGCAAAGGAAGCGGACAATTACTTTACCATGAAGGCATTACTAATGGTGCCTCCAAGAATTTGTGCAATACTAGTAAGGATCCTGCTGTGCGAGCCTATGGACAGATTGGGACTGAACTGCATGGAAGCGCACATGTTGGGGAAACTGCAGGTGAATGTTACAATGATAATTCTAATAACTGGTACAGAGGGAAGTCTTTCCAGAATAATCCTGTTTCCAAGGTGATGCCATATCTTGGTAATAAGGGACCTTTAGTTAATGAGCTGGGAACAAAATTTGGCAGGGATAAGTGGCTCGCTGGAGTCCCTGTAAGGCCTTTAGTTGAGCATACTGGTTTTGATAGCATTTCTGCCGTTAGTTTCAGttcaataaagaagaaaaaagaaacaaCCAAACCATCAGATTTCCATGATCCAGTAAGGGAGTCATTTGAGGCTGAGCTCGATAGGATCTTGAGGGTACAAGAGCAAGAGAGACAGCGGGTAGTGGAAGAACAGGCCAGAGTCAGAGAAATCGCTCGGAAACAAGATGAGGAGAGGGAGAAGCTGATAAGAGAGGAGGAGGAAAGGCGGCGGTTGGTGGAAGATGAGACAAGACAGGCTGTTTGGCAAGCCGAGCAAGAGACGCTGGAAGCTGCTAGAAGAGTTGAGGAGCAGAGAATTGCTAGGGAGGAAGAGAAGACAAGGGTTGCTATGGAGGAGGAGCGGCGTAGAGAAGCCGCACGTCAAAAGCTCCTGGAATTGGAGGCAAGGATTGCTAGACGGCGAGCCGAATCAAACATGAGCGATGGAAATCTTACTTCAGCTGCCAATGATGAACAAACACTTGGAGCCTTGAAAGATAGAGATGTGTCACGGTACAATAATGCTGGTGAAAGACATGATATTAGCAGACTGGGTGAGCGCATCAATACCTCCATGTCATCGGTGGCTTCCAGTCTCAACCGGTACAGTGATACAGTTCCAAGGGCGGTCAACACTATGGGAGATGGACACTCAGGCTTGGTTGATAGAGAACACGCGTACCACAGTGCAAGGGCTGCATTTGAAGACCAAGAAAATCTACATTACAGTCCACGGTGCGACACTTTGGGTACTAAGAGGGGAAGCTTCCCTAAAAAAGATTCTTATGATGGATTTCGGGCATCGCTAGTCGGGCCATCTTCGAGAGACCAAATCAATGATTCATCATGGGCACTGGAAGATTATAGTCAAGGAAGAGTTCCAGGGTGGGATGCACCGAGGGGGAATAACTGTTTTGACAAGCAGTCTGAATTTGACACTCATTTTTTCAATAGTGATAGGTTTGGAGATGCTACATGGCTGCCTAGTGGTTCCTACGGAAGCTCCAATGCTCAACAAGGAGAGAGAATGTTCCAGAACTCCGAGGCTAATGATTTCTCCTCTTTTACAAAATCCTGCTACCCTATGCGGCAACTACGTGTACCCCCCCCACCTGTTGTGACCTCAATGCATGGAAGTGCAATTAGTGCTTCTATTCAACGTGCCAATTCATCTTTCATTCATGATGTAATGGGAGAGAGCTCCAGTAGAGATGATGAACAAACTATGCACAGCCAATATGGTAGTGCATACCAAGAGGTATCCCGCCAGCATGGGACACCTGCTGAAGGCATTGTTGTCAATGAGCAGCAAAATGGGGACAGGGCGAGCCCTGTCTTGGGCTCACAATCTTCTCTTTGTGTTTCAAGCCCTCCTAGATCACCTCCACATGTTTCACATGACGAGATGGATGTTTCTGGTGATTCGCCTGCACTGCCAACTTCTGCTGATGGTTATCGTACTGTGGTATCTGATAATGACCAAGCGGCTTCAACTTTAGATGCAGCAAACATAAGCAGAATCGCCACCTCAAGCACGGCTTCTCACATGGAGGATGATGAATGGCCAAGTGAACACAATGAATCCAAGCAAAAACAGGATGTGTATGATGAGGAAGGCAATAGCTACCAAGAAGATGAAATCAATGATGGCGATGGTGATACTCTTGACTTGGCTAATGAGTTCACAGACGTGCATCTTGACTTGGATGATGAGTTTGCAGAGGAACATAATACAACTGCAGAAATGGAGCCAGTTATACTTGGATTTGATCAGGGTGTACAGGTTGAAATTCCCCTGAATAGTGAGCTTGAATTAACTTCTGTGAAGAGCACAGAACTGGAAGTTGGTGTACACTCGGGCGTCGTGGAGCAAGAGTTGAGATGTGGTTCAGTTGATCCTTGTGACCTTGTTACGCTTCAAGACTTAGCTCTTGATCAAACAAATGCCTTGACCGATGAATCCAATGTTGATCCATCCGGTAGCACAGCTGTGCCAAGTTCCAAGTTACCTGAGGCATCTTTTGCCCTGCCTGTTGATTCATCAACATCAGCAGTAATTGACCAGAATGAAGTTCCTGTTAGTCTGCAGTTCGGTTTGTTTTCCAGGTCATCTTTAATACCAACTCCGGTTCGAGCCATTCAGATTGGCTCCATACAGATGCCGATCCATCTCCACAATCAGATTAACCCATCCCTGGCTCAACTGCTCCCTTCATCAGCTCCTTTATTCAAGTTTGGTCAGTTGAGGCATGTCCGCCCTATTGCCCAGAATGTTCGACCACATTCTCAGGCAGTGCCTTCCGTTCAGCCCCCCGCACCATCTCCACATATATCGAAACAGAATGGTTCGAGTGGTATACCCAATGAGATGGATCCAAATGTAAACCAGAATACCCCAAGAGAATCAAATTTGCATCAGCGCAATGAATCTGAAATCAACCGGATGGCTGGTTTAAATGAATTTCACAGCCGATTAGACAGAACTTCAATTGAAGAAAATGCATCTTTTGGACTTTCAAAAGGTGATTCTCAGAGGAATAATGATCTCTCCTCAAAGCGGAATCACAAATCTTCTTTCAATAACGCAGAATCTTCTCAAGTTGGTTCATATGGGAAAGCCTCGAGTGGCCTAAAGGCAGGCGCTGTATCTGGTGGAAGTGGGAGGAGATACGGTTATGCTGTTAAAGAATCTAATATGGGATCAACAGGCACAGCTGTTGAACCTTTTCATAAAGATTCCAGAGGATTCCAGAGAAGGTCTCGTAGGAACATAAGAAGAACTGAATTTAGAGTGCGGGCAAATGTTGAGAAGAACGAAGCCCTAGCTTCTGAGTGCCACGATGAGCAGAATGAGAATCTGGTTTCCAATGGATTGGCAAGGGAGATTCTGGTGAGAAATGTGAACAGAAAGGAAGGTACAAATGAAGCAAGTGATATTAATGGAGCAGATTCTTCATCTACATCTGCTCATTATTATAGTAAAACAGAGAGAATCGCACAGAAGGCTCCATCTTATGACAGGTCTCATTGTGGGTACACAGAATCTAGAGCAGGTGGTATCCCCGAGGGAGACGCTAATACCTCGTTACATGCTGGAGTTGTACGCATCGTTAGGCAGCAAGGCGTTGAAATGCCTGCTGATGCAGATGGTTTCATTGAAGTCAGGTCCAAGAAGCAGATCATGAGTGTCAGGAGAGAGCAGAGGGAGAAAGAAAATAGATCCAAAATAAGGATGGCAAAG GCTCCCCGCAAGCAGCATCAAATGTCTCTACACAGTTTTAGCAGTTCAAGTATTTATAAGGGGACAGTTTCTTTCGGTGGGGAACCTGCGAAGAAAGTTTCTTCGGGTTCTGTCCTTGGAGTTGAAGGAAGGGTCCTTGATCACACCGAACCATCATCTTCATTCATGGGTGATACAGCTTCAATTACACCCATAGGGCGGCCACCTTCAGCCAACACAGGACCTCGTACAAACTACCATGCAAAGAA GCCTATCCGAAGCCAGGCAACCTCCGACTTGATAACTTCTAGTACCGCAACAAAGCTTGTGGCATGCTTATCAGAAAGCAATAATAAAACATTGTCCATTGGCACAAACATGGGCAACTGGGATAGTTCACAAATGAACCAGCAG GTTATGCCATTAACTCAAATTCAACTTGAGGAAGCAATGAAACCAGCAAAGTTTGAACAAGGAGGTTCTGGCTTTCCTTTGGAGTCCAATAATGCTCTATCTCCTACAGTAACCACGGACATGGCATACACATCTGCTAGCCCTATCAATTCTCTTTTGGCTGGGGAGAAGATTCAGTTTG GGGCAGTTACCTCGCCAACCGTACTGGCTCCCATCACCCGAACAATTTCAAAAGGGCTTGGTGCTCCAGGTTCATCTTGGCCTGAAATGAAGATTGACCGAAATTTGCGTGGTGATAACAGTAGTGCTGCTGTTTTGTTCGATAAGGAGAAGGCTACTACTAAAGATCAATGTTCAAACtcagaggaggttgaagctcaagCTGAGGCTGAAGCAGCTGCTTCTGCTGTGGCTGTTGCAGCTATTTGTACTGATGAGGCAGTTGGAACTGCAGCTTCTGCTTCAGACAAAAATAGCTTTAGCAGTAAGGATCTCACTGGGTTAACAGCCGGAG GGGCAATAACAGGTCAACCTGGTCAATCATCTGGAGAGGAGCCACTGACGGTTGCCCTTCCAGCAGACCTGTCAGTTGACACTCCGTCAATGCCCCTGTGGCCTTCTTTACCAAGCCCACAGGTGCCAGGGCCAACGCTTTCTCAGTTCCCCATTGCACAGCCGTCCCACTTCTCTTGCTTCGAGATGAACACAATGTTAGGAGGACATCCTTTTGCATTTGGGCCAAGTGATGAATCTGCCGGCACTTTGGGTCAACAGCCTCAAAGAAGCAACGCTTTGCCTTCAGCACAGTTGGGTGCTTGGCCATCTATGGTGGATTCATTTTATCGCCCCCCTACTGGATTCGCTGGTCCTTTCATTAGCCCTGGAGGAATCCCAGGCATGCAAGGTCCTCCACATATGGTGGTCTACAACCACTTTGCCCCACTTGGGCAATTTGGTCAAATGGGGCTTGGTTTTATGGGAGCCACTTACATTCCTGGTGACAAGCAGCCTGATTGGAAGCAAAACCAAGGACCTTCTGTTGGCATCAGCCAGAGTGATCCAAGCaaccaaagtgtgctacctggtCAAGTAACCTCACCCAGTTTTCCTACTCAAGTGCCGCATCTACGTGCAACTTCTATCATGCCAATCCCATCCCCGCTGACAATGTTTGACATGGCTTCGTTCCAG